One region of Leptolyngbya sp. NIES-3755 genomic DNA includes:
- a CDS encoding relaxase/mobilization nuclease family protein (similar to AA sequence:cyanobase_aa:PCC7424_2475) — MNSLYNFERKMIGKQEKGRSFRGCLKYVLEKQGAQFLGGNMLGETVEELAAEFEAICRLNPRLEVAVYHAMLAVSAEERRTDEQWRAIVASYMRGMGFDNSQYIIVRHTDEEHDHVHIVASRVAIPDGKAVSDSNDYRRSEDLIRKLERTYELQPVASSYEQLDRAPTTGEVRKFEKQYQQYAQGIRANPPDPPIRLVLQMMVGQLSQGELTMPGLIEQLQERGVEVRVSLTEKQQWGISYSLGGQRYSGTQLGRAYTFQGLQKYKGIDYEPERDDARISAAICGQSRTSARSTANYAANDHSDSSDRGIDSGTEVTEAAIWGIDFVSSTFARATDDLGGESTEFQKLLDAIEEYIEQEAIGEIAGTIGEFSERFEQDCREPRETDKVRRGIEGVDRQFAEYFEQLSLEIAAAEVLETELAQWYGQVQQWSDRYNQYAFYGNGASSSEQRELAIAQAAFDDGLLEDEVFKLITCGEQADLLVQNQGIAQATQYLQNLVEMARFNQQLLLTQQRGYGLPQVSKQRQQNYYGSLPDQDAMSDDPAIMQQVYGESGNWNEAMAVVGAGHSARRVAYQQGIQAWADYLNDTVTQAHGLMQQEKLVSSSTTEDDAITLECDWGQRQWIAQPDQLQQAQEAIEHRQRELAIAQRAKELLDQELEAANQASMLEQLFQNKEELKGKKGRAERIKTKISTLQAELKQSRSTLNSYQASIEREETRLETIYTTLVQEVQDKLHLQDPRAIDQRVALEILRASPQPEDDLKALSHSSQLQLKQGSQSGEAQAQDYLDEVIKDARHIYWRSRAIKTLENWELAARALQRPYVSRIAEIIETFKREESLPEGIKATVEKDFSTHNSKLEELNGWYSNAQKLKKSSDYLLSIRHIKEQFQAGIPLTKQQTDALKTDREAASHLVRHQLEL; from the coding sequence ATGAATTCACTCTATAATTTTGAGCGAAAAATGATTGGAAAGCAAGAGAAAGGTCGTAGCTTCCGAGGTTGCCTAAAATACGTTCTCGAAAAACAGGGCGCACAATTCTTGGGCGGTAATATGCTTGGGGAAACCGTCGAAGAGCTTGCTGCTGAGTTTGAAGCAATTTGTCGATTGAATCCACGATTAGAAGTGGCAGTTTATCATGCAATGTTAGCTGTTTCTGCTGAGGAGCGACGCACAGATGAGCAATGGCGGGCGATCGTCGCAAGTTATATGCGAGGAATGGGATTTGACAACTCGCAGTATATTATTGTCCGTCACACTGATGAAGAACACGATCATGTTCACATTGTGGCATCGCGAGTTGCCATTCCCGACGGTAAAGCAGTCTCAGATAGCAACGATTACCGACGCTCAGAAGATTTGATCCGCAAGTTGGAACGTACCTACGAATTGCAACCTGTTGCCTCCAGCTATGAACAGTTAGACCGCGCTCCCACAACTGGCGAGGTTCGTAAGTTTGAGAAACAGTATCAGCAATATGCACAAGGAATTCGAGCGAATCCTCCAGATCCGCCAATTCGATTAGTGCTGCAAATGATGGTCGGTCAGTTGAGCCAGGGTGAGTTAACAATGCCTGGACTGATTGAGCAGTTACAAGAACGGGGAGTGGAAGTAAGGGTAAGTCTAACGGAAAAGCAGCAGTGGGGTATCTCTTACAGTTTAGGCGGACAGCGCTATAGCGGGACGCAGCTTGGGCGAGCTTACACTTTCCAAGGTCTACAGAAATACAAAGGGATTGATTATGAACCCGAAAGAGATGATGCAAGGATCAGCGCAGCAATTTGTGGACAATCTCGAACTTCAGCGCGATCAACAGCAAATTATGCAGCAAATGACCATTCTGACTCAAGCGATCGCGGAATTGACTCAGGAACAGAAGTCACTGAAGCAGCAATTTGGGGAATTGATTTCGTCTCTTCAACCTTTGCCAGAGCGACTGACGACCTTGGAGGAGAATCAACGGAGTTTCAAAAGCTTCTTGACGCAATTGAAGAATACATTGAACAAGAAGCCATCGGAGAAATTGCAGGAACGATTGGGGAATTTAGCGAACGCTTTGAACAAGATTGTAGAGAACCAAGAGAAACAGATAAAGTTCGACGAGGAATTGAAGGAGTCGATCGACAGTTTGCAGAGTACTTTGAGCAACTTTCGCTTGAAATAGCCGCAGCAGAGGTGTTAGAGACTGAACTTGCTCAATGGTATGGGCAAGTTCAGCAGTGGAGCGATCGCTACAATCAATACGCTTTCTATGGGAATGGTGCAAGTTCTTCCGAACAGAGAGAGTTAGCGATCGCACAGGCAGCATTTGATGATGGGTTGCTAGAAGATGAAGTGTTCAAACTGATTACTTGTGGAGAGCAAGCGGATTTATTAGTTCAGAATCAGGGTATTGCTCAAGCGACGCAGTATCTTCAAAACTTAGTAGAAATGGCTCGATTTAATCAACAGCTATTGCTCACACAACAGCGCGGGTATGGACTGCCGCAAGTATCCAAGCAGCGACAGCAAAATTACTACGGTTCCCTTCCTGATCAGGATGCTATGTCAGATGACCCGGCGATCATGCAACAAGTATACGGTGAGAGCGGAAACTGGAATGAGGCAATGGCTGTTGTCGGAGCTGGACATTCAGCTCGTCGAGTTGCGTACCAACAGGGAATACAAGCCTGGGCTGATTACCTCAATGACACAGTTACTCAAGCACATGGCTTGATGCAGCAAGAAAAATTAGTGTCTTCTTCAACAACCGAAGACGATGCAATCACACTGGAATGTGATTGGGGGCAGCGCCAGTGGATTGCACAGCCCGATCAGCTACAACAGGCACAGGAGGCTATTGAACATAGACAAAGAGAATTAGCGATCGCTCAACGAGCAAAGGAACTTCTTGACCAAGAACTTGAAGCTGCTAATCAAGCTAGTATGCTTGAACAGTTGTTCCAGAACAAGGAAGAATTGAAAGGTAAAAAAGGTAGAGCCGAACGAATTAAGACGAAAATTTCTACACTCCAAGCCGAGTTAAAGCAGTCTCGATCAACATTGAATAGCTATCAGGCTTCGATCGAGCGTGAAGAGACGCGGTTGGAAACAATTTACACAACTTTGGTGCAAGAAGTTCAAGATAAACTACATTTGCAAGATCCTCGTGCGATTGACCAGCGTGTTGCTCTCGAAATCTTACGTGCTTCTCCACAGCCTGAAGATGATTTAAAGGCATTGTCACACAGTTCACAACTTCAACTTAAGCAGGGTTCACAAAGTGGGGAAGCTCAAGCGCAGGATTACCTTGATGAAGTCATTAAAGATGCACGTCATATATATTGGAGATCGCGAGCAATAAAAACTCTGGAAAATTGGGAGCTTGCAGCGAGAGCATTGCAAAGACCTTATGTTAGTCGCATCGCTGAAATTATTGAAACCTTCAAACGAGAAGAGTCCTTGCCTGAAGGAATCAAGGCAACGGTTGAAAAAGATTTCTCAACTCATAACTCAAAACTTGAGGAACTGAATGGCTGGTACTCAAATGCTCAGAAGCTGAAAAAATCCTCAGATTATCTGTTGAGTATTCGGCATATCAAGGAGCAATTTCAAGCAGGCATACCTTTGACAAAGCAACAGACCGACGCTCTAAAGACTGATCGAGAGGCTGCTAGTCATTTGGTTCGGCATCAACTCGAATTGTAA